The nucleotide sequence TTCAGCTTCTGTCGGAACAGTTACACCTGTTAGATTCGGCATTTGCTCTGCTGTTTGAGAAGCTACAGATTGTAAAGAAAGTAAGATGCTCATTTGTTTCTGCTTTATGGTTATAAAATTAAGTACTCTATTGTTGTAAACATGCTTTGTAAAGCGATATGGTTTCTTGAAGCCCAAAATAAAGGGCATCACAAATCAGGGCATGCCCTATTGAGACTTCTTCTATCCAGGGAATGGACTGGCTGAAGAAAGCAAGATTCTCCAGACTTAAGTCGTGTCCGGCATTTACTCCCAACCCCAGACTTTTAGCATGCTGGGCGGCTACAATAAATGGGGCAATCGCTTTCTCTTTATTAATCGGATAATTCGTAGCATACGGTTCTGTATATAATTCAACGCGGTCGGCACCTGTTTTGGCTGCGAGCGTGATATTATCCAAATCTGTACCAACAAAAAGCGAGGTGCGTATGCCGTGCGTATTAAACGTGTCAACGAGTTCACTTAGCAGATCGAAATTCGCTTTCACATCCCACCCTGCGTTCGATGTAATGGCATCTGGCCCGTCAGGAACAAGGGTTACCTGGGTAGGCTTAACCTTTAAAACGAGGTCGATAAATTTGTCGCAGGGATATCCCTCTATATTGAATTCAGTTTTAATAAGGGGTTTTAGTCCATAAACATCGCTATATCTGATATGACGTTCGTCAGGACGCGGGTGAACCGTTATTCCCTGCGCACCGAATTTCTCACAGTCTTGCGCAACTGAAAGTACATTGGGTGTATTACCTCCACGTGCATTACGTAGGGTGGCAACCTTATTAATATTTACGCTTAAATTTGTCATTGTTTATATATTGTTCATCTTTCTTTCGTTACCTTTGCACAAAGTCCCTGCAAATTTATAAGTATTTAGGGAATTAACAGAACAATGTTGGTAAAAGATTTCATAACAAAGGACATTCCCGTGTTAAAAAGTTTTGATACGGTTGAATATGGTTTAGGATTAATGGACGACTTCAAATTAAAGCATCTTCCGTTAATTGAGGATGGTTTGTATCGTTGTCTGGTATCCGAAAAGGAGTTGTTGTCTTTATCAGGAAGTAAATCAACTGTTGGTGAAGCGGTATTATTTGCTCCATCGGT is from uncultured Macellibacteroides sp. and encodes:
- a CDS encoding pyridoxine 5'-phosphate synthase, producing the protein MTNLSVNINKVATLRNARGGNTPNVLSVAQDCEKFGAQGITVHPRPDERHIRYSDVYGLKPLIKTEFNIEGYPCDKFIDLVLKVKPTQVTLVPDGPDAITSNAGWDVKANFDLLSELVDTFNTHGIRTSLFVGTDLDNITLAAKTGADRVELYTEPYATNYPINKEKAIAPFIVAAQHAKSLGLGVNAGHDLSLENLAFFSQSIPWIEEVSIGHALICDALYFGLQETISLYKACLQQ